A genomic region of Zea mays cultivar B73 chromosome 6, Zm-B73-REFERENCE-NAM-5.0, whole genome shotgun sequence contains the following coding sequences:
- the LOC100281296 gene encoding Bidirectional sugar transporter SWEET1b codes for MEDVVKFVFGVSGNVIALFLFLSPVPTFWRIIRRKSTEDFSGVPYSMTLLNCLLSAWYGLPFVSPNNMLVSTINGAGAAIEAVYVVIFLAFASSQRTRLRMLGLASAVSAAFAAVALASMLALHGQGRKLMCGLAATVCSICMYASPLSIMRLVVKTKSVEYMPFLLSLAVFLCGTSWFVYGLLGRDPFVAIPNGCGSFLGAVQLVLYAIYRDSNSGGKQQAGDDVEMASDAKSSKKVADDVGGKEDRLV; via the exons ATGGAGGATGTGGTGAAGTTCGTCTTTGGAGTTTCCG GAAATGTCATCGCTCTCTTCCTCTTCCTTTCCCCAGT GCCTACGTTCTGGAGGATCATCAGGAGGAAGTCGACGGAGGATTTCTCGGGGGTGCCGTACAGCATGACACTCCTCAACTGCCTCTTGTCAGCTTG GTACGGGCTGCCGTTCGTGTCCCCGAACAACATGCTGGTGTCGACGATCAACGGCGCGGGCGCGGCGATCGAGGCCGTGTACGTGGTGATCTTCCTGGCGTTCGCGTCCAGCCAGCGGACGCGGCTGCGGATGCTGGGCCTGGCGTCGGCGGTCTCGGCGGCGTTCGCCGCCGTGGCGCTGGCGTCGATGCTGGCGCTGCACGGACAGGGCCGGAAGCTCATGTGCGGCCTCGCCGCCACCGTCTGCTCCATCTGCATGTACGCCTCGCCGCTCTCCATCATG AGGCTGGTGGTGAAGACCAAGAGCGTGGAGTACATGCCGTTCCTGCTGTCGCTGGCCGTGTTCCTGTGCGGCACGTCCTGGTTCGTCTACGGCCTGCTCGGCCGGGACCCCTTCGTCGCG ATTCCCAACGGGTGCGGGAGCTTTCTGGGCGCAGTGCAGCTGGTCTTGTACGCCATCTACCGCGACAGCAACAGCGGCGGCAAGCAGCAGGCCGGCGACGACGTGGAGATGGCCTCCGACGCCAAGAGCAGCAAGAAGGTCGCCGACGACGTCGGCGGCAAGGAGGACCGCCTGGTCTAG